Proteins encoded by one window of Vigna radiata var. radiata cultivar VC1973A chromosome 5, Vradiata_ver6, whole genome shotgun sequence:
- the LOC106761547 gene encoding auxin-responsive protein SAUR23-like produces the protein MGFGFIGFQRRVKIPKGSVAVYVGENQKKRFVVPISYLNQPSFQELLSQAEQEFGFDHPMGGLTLPCREDVFLQVTSRLHRR, from the coding sequence ATGGGTTTCGGCTTCATCGGGTTTCAAAGGCGTGTGAAAATTCCAAAGGGCAGTGTAGCAGTGTATGTAGGAGAAAACCAGAAGAAGCGTTTTGTGGTTCCCATATCATACTTGAACCAACCTTCTTTCCAAGAGTTGCTGAGTCAAGCTGAGCAAGAATTTGGATTTGATCATCCAATGGGTGGCCTCACACTTCCTTGCAGAGAAGATGTCTTCCTTCAAGTCACTTCTCGCTTGCACAGGCGATAG